From one Triticum urartu cultivar G1812 chromosome 3, Tu2.1, whole genome shotgun sequence genomic stretch:
- the LOC125542881 gene encoding uncharacterized protein LOC125542881, translating into MAALRCAARRIVGDQPPRLVCRASVVEGRRRMSPAVIDRGSSARPRCLSSQGGDDDPLTSEEKMRLFKRGAHLIFRMTKAISTVVACGIVIKGSVTEVFRPYPTSDCARAVRKCREMLQGLRGNPPALEVGPVLGDEMLAAEVAAFKSMVKDMKREAAERLED; encoded by the exons ATGGCGGCGCTCCGCTGCGCGGCGAGGAGGATCGTCGGCGACCAGCCACCGCGGCTGGTATGCAGGGCGTCCGTGGTGGAGGGTCGACGGCGTATGTCGCCGGCGGTCATCGACCGCGGTTCGTCCGCCCGTCCTCGCTGCCTCTCCTCGCAG GGTGGCGATGATGATCCGCTTACATCTGAAGAGAAGATGAGACTATTTAAAAGGGGCGCTCACTTGATCTTCAGGATGACAAAAGCCATCTCCACCGTTGTGGCCTGCGGAATAGTCATCAAGGGGTCAGTAACAGAGGTGTTCCGTCCTTACCCGACAAGCGATTGTGCACGTGCTGTCCGGAAATGCCGTGAGATG CTACAGGGTCTACGGGGCAACCCTCCAGCATTGGAGGTTGGTCCTGTGCTGGGTGATGAGATGCTGGCGGCGGAGGTGGCAGCGTTCAAGTCCATGGTGAAGGATATGAAGCGAGAAGCAGCGGAGAGACTGGAGGACTGA